A part of Streptomyces sp. NBC_01210 genomic DNA contains:
- a CDS encoding ribonuclease J, with the protein MSHPHPELGAPPKLPKGGLRVTPLGGLGEIGRNMTVFEYDGRLLIVDCGVLFPEEEQPGIDLILPDFTTIRDRLDDVEGIVLTHGHEDHIGGVPFLLRLKPDIPLIGSKLTLALIEAKLQEHRIRPYTLEVTEGHRERIGPFDCEFVAVNHSIPDALAVAIRTPAGMVVHTGDFKMDQLPLDRRLTDLPTFAKLGEEGIDLLLSDSTNAEVPGFVPPERDISNVLRTVFANAQKRIIVASFASHVHRIQQILDAAHEYGRRVAFVGRSMVRNMGIARDLGYLKVPAGLVVDVKTLDDLPDDEVVLVCTGSQGEPMAALSRMANRDHQIRIVPGDTVILASSLIPGNENAVYRVINGLTRWGADVVHKGNAKVHVSGHASAGELLYFYNICKPKNLMPVHGEWRHLRANAELGALTGVPKDRIVIAEDGVVVDLVDGKAKIVGKVQAGYVYVDGLSVGDVTEASLKDRRILGDEGIISVFIVVDSTSGKIVGGPHIQARGSGIDDSVFSGVVPKIEEALNKSAQDGVVEPHQLQQLVRRSVGKWVSDTYRRRPMILPVVVEV; encoded by the coding sequence TTGAGTCATCCGCATCCTGAACTCGGCGCCCCGCCGAAGCTGCCCAAGGGCGGCCTGCGCGTCACCCCGCTCGGCGGCCTCGGCGAGATCGGCCGCAATATGACGGTCTTCGAGTACGACGGCCGGCTGCTGATCGTCGACTGCGGCGTCCTCTTCCCCGAGGAGGAGCAGCCCGGTATCGACCTGATCCTGCCGGACTTCACCACCATCCGGGACCGTCTCGACGACGTCGAGGGCATCGTGCTCACGCACGGCCACGAGGACCACATCGGCGGCGTCCCGTTCCTGCTCCGGCTGAAGCCCGACATCCCGCTGATCGGCTCCAAGCTGACCCTCGCCCTGATCGAGGCGAAGCTCCAGGAGCACCGCATCCGCCCGTACACCCTCGAGGTGACGGAGGGCCACCGCGAGCGCATCGGCCCGTTCGACTGCGAGTTCGTCGCGGTCAACCACTCCATCCCGGACGCGCTGGCCGTCGCCATCCGCACTCCTGCGGGCATGGTGGTCCACACAGGCGACTTCAAGATGGACCAGCTCCCGCTGGACCGCCGCCTCACGGACCTCCCGACCTTCGCCAAGCTGGGCGAAGAGGGCATCGACCTGCTGCTCTCGGACTCCACCAACGCCGAGGTCCCGGGCTTCGTCCCGCCCGAGCGGGACATTTCCAACGTCCTGCGGACGGTGTTCGCGAACGCCCAGAAGCGCATCATCGTGGCGAGCTTCGCCAGCCACGTCCACCGCATCCAGCAGATCCTCGACGCGGCCCATGAGTACGGACGCCGCGTGGCATTCGTCGGGCGCTCCATGGTCCGCAACATGGGCATCGCCCGTGACCTGGGATATCTGAAGGTTCCGGCCGGCCTCGTCGTCGACGTCAAGACACTCGACGACCTTCCGGACGACGAGGTCGTACTCGTCTGCACGGGCTCTCAGGGCGAGCCGATGGCGGCGCTCTCCCGGATGGCCAACCGCGACCACCAGATCCGCATCGTCCCCGGCGACACGGTGATCCTGGCGTCGTCCCTCATCCCGGGTAACGAGAACGCGGTCTACCGCGTGATCAACGGCTTGACCAGGTGGGGCGCGGACGTCGTCCACAAGGGCAACGCCAAGGTCCATGTCTCGGGCCACGCCTCGGCCGGCGAGCTCCTGTACTTCTACAACATCTGCAAGCCGAAGAACCTGATGCCGGTCCACGGCGAATGGCGCCACCTCCGGGCCAATGCCGAACTCGGCGCACTGACGGGTGTGCCGAAGGACCGCATCGTCATCGCGGAGGACGGCGTCGTCGTCGACCTCGTCGATGGCAAGGCCAAGATCGTCGGCAAGGTCCAGGCGGGCTATGTGTATGTCGACGGCCTCTCGGTCGGCGATGTCACCGAGGCCTCTTTGAAGGACCGCCGCATTCTGGGAGACGAGGGCATCATCTCGGTCTTCATCGTGGTCGACAGCACCTCCGGCAAGATCGTCGGCGGCCCGCACATCCAGGCCCGGGGCTCCGGTATTGACGACTCGGTGTTCAGCGGCGTTGTGCCCAAGATCGAAGAGGCGCTCAACAAGTCCGCACAGGACGGCGTCGTAGAACCCCACCAGCTGCAGCAACTCGTCCGCCGCTCGGTGGGCAAGTGGGTCTCCGACACCTACCGCCGGCGCCCGATGATCCTCCCTGTCGTCGTCGAGGTCTGA